The nucleotide window CATGCGGATTTCAATCGAAAAGGGCTGGACGATTCACATGCCGCCGAGCGTTCCGCAGGTCATTGAGAATACATTCAGCACGATATTCCCGTATGTTTACGCCTTGATCATCTTCTATGCGCTGAGCGTGATTTCGCAGCTGGCGTTCGGCAAACTACTGCCTGAGCTGTGGCAGTACATCTTCACGCTGATTACCGTAGCGGTGGAAAATCCAGTTGCCGTAACCGTGCTGACCGCCTTTGAAAACTTGTTGTTTTCATTTGGAATTCATCCTACCACCGTTGTCGGTCCGCTGCTGGATCCGCTGCAGCTGGTCACCTTGACAGCCAATGCTGAAGCTTTTGCGGCTGGCACAGCGCTGAATGCCTTGCCGCATGTCTATACGCAGTCATTCTGGGCGTATTATTCCTGCATTGGCGGTGCCGGATCAACGCTGGCTTTATGTGCGATGTGTGTTAAGAGTAAGTCGAAGCAGCTCAGTGCGGTCGGCAAGGTTGCGATTGTACCTTCACTGTTTAATATCAACGAACCTGTGATCTTCGGTCTGCCGATCTTCCTGAATCCGATCCTGGTGATTCCGTTCATGTTGGCGCCGTCCGCCAATATCCTGTTAGGCTGGCTGTGTACTTCACTGGGACTGGTTAATCATTCATTCCTGTTTCTGACTTCGACGACCCCGACGGTTTTAGGGGCATTCATCTCGACTTTGGACTGGCGGTCCTGCCTGCTAGTGGTCGTGATGTTTGCGATCGACTGGATGATCTATTACCCGTTCTTCAAGATTTATGAAAAACGCTGCATTGAACAGGAAAGCGGGGAAGCGGCTGAAATTGAAGCAGCCAATCCCTCAGCATAACAACAAAAGAAACGAGGCAGAAACATGACCGATATCAAAATGACAGCTTTTGAAATTATCTCGTATGCCGGAGATGCAAAAAGTTCCGCCTATGAAGCCTTGGAAGCGGCGAAACAAAATGATCATGCCGGCTATGAAGCGAAGATGGAGGAAGCTGAGAATAAAATTAATGAGGCGCATAAAACACAGTATGCCATGCTTCAGCAGGAAGCTGCAGATCAGCTGCACGCTGAATTTTCAATCATCGTTGTTCACGCTCAGGATCATTTAATGACGACGATGGCAACGATAGATCTGATCAAAGAACTCAGTGAACTGTATTTTCTGCGGCATGTGTAAATGACAGACAGCTGCCTGCATTCCAGGCAGCTGCTTTTCAAAGCTGATTTCTTATACAAAGAAGCAAAATAAGGAGGAACAAATGAAACACGGATTCCCAAATGACTTTTTGTGGGGCGGAGCGATTGCGGCCAATCAGGCGGAAGGCGCATGGAACGAAGGCGGCAAAGGACTGTCCGTTCCTGACGTTGACTGGCATGATCCCCATCTGATCCGCGGCGGCAAACGCGATGCGGATTCAGAAATGACCAGCTCGCGGTTAAATGATTTACTGGCGATGGATGAGGACTGGCAGTTTCCCAAACGCAGCGGCATTGACTTCTACCACACTTATCAAGAAGATCTGGCACTGATGAAGGAGTTGGGATTAAAGGCTTTCCGAACCTCAATCAACTGGGCGCGGATCTATCCCCATGGCGATGATGATCAGCCCAATGAAGAAGGGTTAAAATTTTATGATGATCTGATTGATGCGATTCTTTCCAACGGCATGGAGCCGATTATCACGCTGTTTCATTACGAACTGCCGCTCAAGCTGGTAACCGAATACGGCGGCTGGCGTAATAAACAGCTGATCGATTTCTATGCTCAATTTGCCCAAACCTGCTTTGAACGGTATAAGGGGAAGGTGCGGTACTGGATTCTGATCAATCAGATCAATTTAATCTATGTTGAATCATTTAATTCATTGGGAATTCTATGTGATCAGGTGGAGAATCTGGAAGAAGCAAAATATCAGGCAATCCACAATCAGTTTGTGGCCTGTTCACTAGCGACAAAATTAGGACGGGAAATTGATCCGAACTTCAAACTCGGCATGATGATATCCGATCATAACTGCTATCCGGAAACCGCTTCGCCCGAAGATGTGTTCAGCACCCTGCAAAAAAATCAGATGAGTCAGTTTTTCTACGGCGATGTGCGGATCCGCGGGTATTATCCAGGGTATGCTCTGCGTTATTTTGAGGATCATCAGCTGAACATTGACTGGACAGAGGAGGAACTGAATCTGATTAAGCACTACACGGCTGATTATATGGCGTTCAGCTATTATTACTCACGCATGAACTCAGCTGTCCGCAACACGCCGGAGCTTAACGATATTTCACGCAATCCGCTTCTTCCTGCCTCCGTTTGGGGATGGTGTGTCGACCCCCTGGGCCTGCGCAATTCGCTCAACGTCTATTATGACCGCTACCAGCTGCCGCTAATGATTGCGGAGAATGGATTGGGAGCCTTGGACGAGCTGAAAGAGGGAACGGTAGAGGATGATTATCGGATTGATTATCTGCGGGAACATCTTAAAGCTATCAAGGAAGCTTTGCACGATGGTGTCGATGTGTTCGCTTACTGTGCCTGGGGACCGATTGATATCGTCAGCTGTACGACGAATGAAATGTCCAAGCGCTATGGCTTTGTGTATGTTGATCTGAATGACGACGGAACGGGCAGCCGGAAACGGTTTAAGAAAAAGAGCTTTGGGTGGTACAAGCGGGTGATAGAAACGAATGGAGAAGAGCTCTAGTTTAACATGGAAAACAATGGCGCTGGCAGCAGTGGCCGGGGCTGGCATCGGCATTGGCGTCGGACTGATATTAACAGCCGGTATTGGCTCGGATACAGTCACGGTTTTCCAGGATGGTCTGCATCAACAGCTGCGGATCAGCTATGGACAAGCCTCACGGCTTTACAATCTGATTTTGATTTTGACGGCCTTAATGGCAGCGCGGAAATATTTTGGAGCCGGCACTGTGATCTCAGCACTGATCACCGGCTTCGCGATTGACTCAACGGTTGCCCTGACAGGCAGTTTTATCGTCAGATCGGGTCTGCCCGGAAGCGTGCTTGTCTTTTTAGCCGGTCAGACACTGTATGCATTCTCTTTGGCAATGCTGATCCGCTGTCAGCTTGGCATGAATGGACTGGACAGCCTGATTTATGCGCTGCAGGAGAAAACTGGAATCAGCTATCGGCGGCTGCGTTGGGGAGTTGATTTTCTGTTTACATGGATGGGCTGGCTGCTGGGCGGCATCGTCGGCATCGGAACGTTGATTTCCATTCTGACAACCGGTCCGCTGATTGATTGGTTCCAGCGGCAAAGGAGGGTAACCTGATGGTAAAATTGATTTTGTTTTCAGTCTTGGCCGTGATGAGTTTGGCTTTGCCGTTAAGTCTGATTTTCACTTCGGGGACAAAGCCGAAAATCCCATGGATTTTGTTGGGCGCTGGTTATTATTTGACAGCGAATTTGATCTTAAACCTTTTAAAAAATGCCTGGATGATGAAGCTGGAACCTTTAGGCGCTATGCTTTTCTATTTAATCATTACCGTTATAACCTGGACACTGACCGCAAGTTTGTTTTTCCGTCGTTTGTCCGCTGCGAAAAGTGGAAAAATAAGTCTGATTTATGGAGGATATGCGATGATCAATACATTTGTGGCCAGTATGGTCAGCTATTCTCCTCTAATCCAATATGGCTTATTAAGCGTGAGCGGACAGACCGATCAAATTCCTGCAGAAGCAGCGGCATTGCTTCACTCAGCTTACAGCACAATTCAGGCTGCCGATATTGTGCTAGCCATAATTGAACTTTTATTTGTCTTTTTGATCATAGCTCAGCTGTTTAGCATCCTGCTTACGGGTAAAGGACCGCGAAGATTTATTGAATTTGCGGCAGGTTTGTTTGCTTATATGTTGATTCAATATGGCCAATGGGGAACAGGAGTCAGCTTTATTGCCTATGGAGCCATACTGGCAGGACTTGTAGTGATCGGTAAACGCGAGAGGATACGTTTAACAAGGGTCTAACATTGAAGGCGTAATTAAAGAGATTTGTTTTGTTAATTTATGAACTTTATTCCTTGACTCGGTATCAAGTACCGAGAGTACGATAAAGCTATCGAAAGACTTTCGGTTTGGAAAGGCAGGGAAAAAGATGGATAAAAACAAAACGAAAGGCATCACTCGTCGGGACTTTATCAAAGGGGCGGCTGCCGGGGCAGTCGGATTGGCTGGCGCAAGCTTGTTGAGCGGCTGCCAAAATGCAGAAACAACGCCGGCTGTGGCTAAAATATTTAACGAGCCAAAACATTGGGACTATGAATGTGACGTTGTAGTGATCGGCTCCGGAACTGCCAGCTATGCGGCAATCCGAGCGGCCAACGAAGGCTTGGAAACGATCTGTGTCGAAGCCAGTGCTTTTGCCGGAGGTGCAACAGGCTTCTCCGGGGGCGGTGGCTGGTTCCCGATGAACAAATGGTCTATAGAAGCAGGGGACACCAAAGAAAAAATGATGAGCTATCTGCGGAATTGCTGTCGGGAAGTCCCTATCTCTGACGCACAGTTAGAAGCGTATATTGACAATTCACAGCCAACTATTGATTATTATGATGAAGTGTTTGCACGATGCAGCGAGCCAGTCCATTCCCAGGTCAGCGGTTTATTCGGTGATTATCAGGCAGAGTGGGAAGGCGGCGTGACTAATGCAAGCCACTCCGTTTCTTACGGCGGGGTTACAAAGTGGAAAAATGCTTATCTGGAATCCATTGAAATGTGCGGCGGAAAACTGATGACTTCAACCAAAGCTACGGGCTATGTCTGGCGTTATGATGCTGACGATGTGCCGGAAGTCCTGGGCGTTTTATGCGAGCAGGAAGGCAAACCGATTGCGATCAAAGCCCGCAAAGGCGTGGTCTGCGGTGCCGGCGGCTTCGACTGGAATGACGAAATGAAGAATTCTTTCCTGGCAGTGGAAACACCATATGCTTGTTCGTTAAGTTCTAATGATGGGACGATGTTAAAAGCAACGATGGCACTGGCACCAAAACTGATGAACATGTCGGAATGTTTTGGTCACTGGACATATAAGGCAAAAGCGGAAGAACAGAAGGCGATGAATTCTCCAGCCAATATTTTCTTTGGCCACTATTTCCCGCGCCAGATTGTTGTCAATCAGAAGGGTCATCGTTTCTGTGATGAATCGGCCAGTTATGATTCTTTATGGCTGCCGTTTGCAGCTTTTGATACCTTTGCGCCGTATGGTAAAAGCAACCTTCCGGCCTTTGAAATTTTCGATCAGAAATTTGTCGATGAAATCAAAGGCTTCTCAGTAGATTTCTTCATCGGCGATCTTGTTGACGGAGTTCCTCCCTATGCGATCATGGCAGACAGTCTGGAAGAGCTGGCCCAGAAAACCGGAATTGATCCGGAAGGTTTAATAGCCGAAGTTGCCCGCTGGAACCAATACTGT belongs to Holdemania massiliensis and includes:
- a CDS encoding glycoside hydrolase family 1 protein gives rise to the protein MKHGFPNDFLWGGAIAANQAEGAWNEGGKGLSVPDVDWHDPHLIRGGKRDADSEMTSSRLNDLLAMDEDWQFPKRSGIDFYHTYQEDLALMKELGLKAFRTSINWARIYPHGDDDQPNEEGLKFYDDLIDAILSNGMEPIITLFHYELPLKLVTEYGGWRNKQLIDFYAQFAQTCFERYKGKVRYWILINQINLIYVESFNSLGILCDQVENLEEAKYQAIHNQFVACSLATKLGREIDPNFKLGMMISDHNCYPETASPEDVFSTLQKNQMSQFFYGDVRIRGYYPGYALRYFEDHQLNIDWTEEELNLIKHYTADYMAFSYYYSRMNSAVRNTPELNDISRNPLLPASVWGWCVDPLGLRNSLNVYYDRYQLPLMIAENGLGALDELKEGTVEDDYRIDYLREHLKAIKEALHDGVDVFAYCAWGPIDIVSCTTNEMSKRYGFVYVDLNDDGTGSRKRFKKKSFGWYKRVIETNGEEL
- a CDS encoding PTS sugar transporter subunit IIC, whose amino-acid sequence is MAKEQHEKKKFLDRFEEMCMPMATFFGTEPHFLALRDGVVSALPFTFVGGIAFLIYKCPWQEGYATGVGFFDAFMNAWFQMSMNFKDICYAPYGATLGIISIFICFTVAYSLAEHYKKNAVNFAVCATSIYLLIASPVISGAMSIAYLGSVGILVACLVALGSVEIMRISIEKGWTIHMPPSVPQVIENTFSTIFPYVYALIIFYALSVISQLAFGKLLPELWQYIFTLITVAVENPVAVTVLTAFENLLFSFGIHPTTVVGPLLDPLQLVTLTANAEAFAAGTALNALPHVYTQSFWAYYSCIGGAGSTLALCAMCVKSKSKQLSAVGKVAIVPSLFNINEPVIFGLPIFLNPILVIPFMLAPSANILLGWLCTSLGLVNHSFLFLTSTTPTVLGAFISTLDWRSCLLVVVMFAIDWMIYYPFFKIYEKRCIEQESGEAAEIEAANPSA
- a CDS encoding YczE/YyaS/YitT family protein, translated to MEKSSSLTWKTMALAAVAGAGIGIGVGLILTAGIGSDTVTVFQDGLHQQLRISYGQASRLYNLILILTALMAARKYFGAGTVISALITGFAIDSTVALTGSFIVRSGLPGSVLVFLAGQTLYAFSLAMLIRCQLGMNGLDSLIYALQEKTGISYRRLRWGVDFLFTWMGWLLGGIVGIGTLISILTTGPLIDWFQRQRRVT
- a CDS encoding FAD-binding protein gives rise to the protein MDKNKTKGITRRDFIKGAAAGAVGLAGASLLSGCQNAETTPAVAKIFNEPKHWDYECDVVVIGSGTASYAAIRAANEGLETICVEASAFAGGATGFSGGGGWFPMNKWSIEAGDTKEKMMSYLRNCCREVPISDAQLEAYIDNSQPTIDYYDEVFARCSEPVHSQVSGLFGDYQAEWEGGVTNASHSVSYGGVTKWKNAYLESIEMCGGKLMTSTKATGYVWRYDADDVPEVLGVLCEQEGKPIAIKARKGVVCGAGGFDWNDEMKNSFLAVETPYACSLSSNDGTMLKATMALAPKLMNMSECFGHWTYKAKAEEQKAMNSPANIFFGHYFPRQIVVNQKGHRFCDESASYDSLWLPFAAFDTFAPYGKSNLPAFEIFDQKFVDEIKGFSVDFFIGDLVDGVPPYAIMADSLEELAQKTGIDPEGLIAEVARWNQYCAEGKDPDFHRGEQYMDQMFNRMRDTSLPLESNLGPIDAAPYYALEIAPNMLGTVGGPALNEFAQCLHISEKPIGRLYACGNFSGFGGPGRGYTGAGGTVGPGLVMAYIAAGHIIQNQKDWE
- a CDS encoding PTS lactose/cellobiose transporter subunit IIA, with product MTDIKMTAFEIISYAGDAKSSAYEALEAAKQNDHAGYEAKMEEAENKINEAHKTQYAMLQQEAADQLHAEFSIIVVHAQDHLMTTMATIDLIKELSELYFLRHV